Below is a genomic region from Streptomyces sp. NBC_00461.
ACGCCTACGGCCCCCATGACGTGTACGACGAGCTGGGCCCCGGCCTGGAGGCCTCCCTGGGCGGCGGCGCCGGGTACCCGGCGGCCGGCCGCGCCCGGGTCGACGGCCCGCGGCACGAGCGGCTCGACATCCTGTGGTGGGCCTACCCCCTGGTCGGACCCGGACCCGCGCGGCTGCTGGTCCTCGCCGCCGACGCGGCCCGCCTCCAGGCCGAGCGGGGCTACGACGACGACGTCGTCGAGCGCATCGGCCCCGGCTTCGCCCGCTACACCGAACTCCCGGACCCGGACGAGCTGGCCAAGCGGCTGCCGGAGATCCTGCCGAACATGGGACCGGAGCCGAGCAGCCGCATCGTCTCCCAGATCCTCGAACTGGGCTATCCCGTGCTGGAGTTCAGTCAGTTCGACCGCGTGCCCGTCACCCCCGACTGGGGTGTCCCGCGCCGCGCCGGTCGCCGGCGGGCACCGGCCACGGCGCAGGATGCGGCGCACGCTTTCGTGCCGGTCGGCGCCGAGCACGACCTGGAGTACGCGGCCGTACGCGAGCGGCTGGAGTTCCTCAACGAGGTCAGCACCGGCATCGGCACCTCACTCGACCTCGGCGAGACCATCCGCGAGGTCACCAGCGCCGCCGTACCCCGCTTCGCGGACTTCGCCGGGACCCATCTGCGCGCCGCCGTGCTCGCCGGCGAGGGCTTCCCGGACGGGCCGCCGGACGTCACGACCGTATGGCACCGCGTATGGGTCGAGCACAACGACGAACCGGGACGCTGGGACGACACCGTCCCCGTCGGCGAGGCCATCGCGTTTCCCGAACACACGCCGTTCTTCCAGTGCATGAGCACCGGAGAGCCCGTCCTCATCCCGCGGCTCAGCGAGGAGCTGGGCAACCGCATCGCCGGGGAGTTCGAGAAGCGCGACCTGCGGCCCCTCATCAACGGCCGCTCCCTGCTGATCGTCCCGCTGAAGGCGCGCAACGTGGTGCTCGGCTTCATGGTGCTGATGCGCCGGCCGGACCGCGAGGCCTTCGACGACATGGACCGCACCACCGGCACCGAACTCGCCGCCCGCGCGGGCCTGGTGCTCGACAACGCCCGCATGTACACCTACCAGGAGAACGTCGCCGAGACGCTCCAGGACAGCATGCTGCCCCAGGTCGCCCCGCGCATGGCGGGCTGCGACATCGCGACGCGCTATCTGCCCGGTGCCCGCCTCGGCCGGGTCGGCGGCGACTGGTTCGACACCATCAAACTGCCCGGCTCGCGTACGGCGATGGTGGTCGGCGACGTCATGGGCCACGGACTCAACTCGGCAGCGATGATGGGCCAGTTGCGTACGGCCGTACAGACCATGGCCACCATGGAGACCCCGCCCGCCCAACTGCTGCGCAACCTCGACGACCTGGCCCGGCGGCTCGGCGAGAACTACCTCGCCACCTGTCTGTACGCGGTGTACGACCCGATCCGCGGCGAACTGCAGCTCTCCAACGCAGGACACATCCCGCCGGTACTGGTGCACGCCGCGGACGGCCGCAGCGAACTGCTCCACCTGCCGACCGGTGCGCCCATAGGAGTGGGCGGTGTTCCGTTCGAGACCGCTCTGGTGCGGGTCGCGCCCGGTGACCGGCTCGTACTGTGCACCGACGGCCTCGTCGAGGTGCGCGGAGCCGATATCGGCGACGGTCTGGCCGCCCTGTGCGAATCCGCGGCGCACCCCGCGGCCTCCATGGACGACGCCTGCGACACCATCATCCGGGCCCTGAACACCCACGGCGGACGCAAGGACGACGTCGCCCTGCTCATGGCCCGGCTCAACGGCATCCCCACCGAGGACGTCGCCGAGTGGCAGCTCTCCCGGGAGCCGGCCGAGGTGGCGCGGGCCCGCCGGCTGGTCCGCGCCCGGCTGCTCGACTGGGGGCTGCCCGACGCCGTGGAGACGGCGGAGCTGCTGGTCAGCGAGGTCGTCACCAATGCCGTACGGCATGCCACGGGCGAGAGCCTCGGGCTGCGGCTGGTGCGCACCGACGCGCTGCTGTGCGAGGTCACGGACGACGAGCCGACTCTGCCCGCACTGCTGAGCGCCGGTGTGTACGAAGAGTCGGGCCGCGGGCTGTGCGTGGTCAGCCGCCTCGCACACGAATGGGGTGCGAGCGCCACCGGACACCACAAGACGGTGTGGTTCGAACAGGTTTTGACGCCTCGTCAGCGGACACTGTGACGGGCGCGGAAAGCACCCACAGTCGCTCAGGGGTGCGCGCCGGATCGAACATCCCGTGAAAACCTGCGCCTCCACCTTGCCGTGCACCCGCTGACCGCGATATCCCCGATCATGACGTCGACCACTGCTGGGGAGGACGCATGAACGTGTCGGAGGACTACCGCAATGCTTGGGAAAGCTACTGGCAGGCGACCTCCGACGCGCCGGGCGAGGCGATCTGGGACTCGGACCCGTCGCTGACCGCCGTACCGCACAGCGAACTGCTGCTGCCGCACGCCGATTCCGGCCGCACCATCGTCGATCTGGGCTGCGGCAACGGCACCCAGACGCGCTGTCTCGCCACGCGGTTCGCGCGCGCCGTCGGCGTGGACCTGTCGCACGCCGCCATCGAGCACGCCCGGCGGGCCGGCGACGGTGCGGCGGGGGCCTTCGAGTTCCAGCAGCTCGACCTGACCGACACCGCGGCGGTGGGCGCCCTGCACGCCCGGCTCGGCGACAGCCACGTCTATATGCGGGCCGTCATCCACCAGAGCGAACCGCACGCCCGTGCCGCCGTGGCCGCGGCCGTCGCGGGGATCATCGGCGGTCAGGGGCGGGCCTTCGTCGTGGAACTGACCGCCGAGTCGCGCGAGGTGCTGCGGCGGGCGGCCGGGGGGCCAGAGGGACCGCCGCCCAAGCTGCGCCGGGTCTTCGAGCACGGCCTCAAGCCCGCCGACGCCGAGGACGCGGAGATCCCGCAGCTGCTGCGGGAGGCCGGGCTGACAATCCTCGCCGACGGCGACACGACACTGCCGCAGACCGAGCACACGGCGGACGGCAGCCGCATCGACCTGCCCGCACGCTGGTTCGTCCTGGCGGGGAGTGGCGCGACCGGGTGAGGAGTTGTCCACAGGCCCGCCCGTCGCTCGCCGGATGCGCGTACGGTTTCGTGGCATGAAGATCCTGATCAGCGCCGACATGGAGGGCGCCACGGGGGTGACGTGGCCGGCCGACGTGCTGCCCGGGACACCGCAGTGGGAGCGGTGCCGCTCGATGTTCACCTCGGACGTCAACGCCGCCGTGCTGGGATTCTTCGACGGCGGCGCCGACGAGGTCCTCGTCAACGAAGCCCACTGGACCATGCGCAATCTGCTCCTTGAGCAGCTGGACGAGCGCACCGAGATGCTCACCGGGCGGCACAAGTCCCTCTCCATGGTGGAGGGCGTGCAGCACGGGGACGTGGACGGCATCGCCTTCGTCGGCTATCACGCCGGCGCCGGCATGGAGGGCGTCCTCGCCCACACCTACCTCGCCAACTCCATCACCGGGGTCTGGCTGAACGACGTGCGCGCCAGCGAGGGCCTGCTCAACGCGCGGGTCGTCGCCGAGTACGGGGTCCCCGTCGTCCTGGTCACCGGCGACGACGTGGCCTGCGAGGACGCCCTCGGGTACGCGCCCGAGGCGCTGAAGGTCGCGGTCAAGGACCATGTGTCGCGGTACGCGGCGGTGTGCCGGACGCCGTCCAGGACCGCGTCCGACATCCGCGCCGCGGCGAAGGAGGCCGCCCGGCTGGCGGTCCGTCACCAACCGGTCCGGGAAGGGCCGTTCACCGTCGCCCTCGAGTTCGACGCCGAGCACCTCGCCCTGGCCGCCACCGTCGTGCCCGGCGTCGGCCGGATCGGGGAGCGGAAGGTGGCCTACACCAGCGAGACCATGTACGAGGGGATCCGCGCCTTCAAGGCCGTCACGACGATCGTCTCGGCCGCCGTGGAGGAGCAGTATGGCTGACCAGCAGGCCCTGGACGAGGTCGTCGAGTTCACCTCCGACCTCATCCGCATCGACACCACCAACCGCGGCGGCGGAGACTGCCAGGAGCGGCCCGCCGCCGAGTACGCCGCCGAGCAGCTGACCGGAGCGGGCCTGGAGCCCACCCTTGTGGAGCGCACCAAGGGCCGTACGAACGTCGTCGCCCGCATTCAGGGCACGGACTCGTCCGCCGACGCGCTGCTCGTCCACGGTCATCTGGACGTCGTGCCCGCGCAGGCCGACGACTGGAGCGTGCACCCCTTCTCCGGGGAGGTCCGCGACGGGGTCGTGTGGGGGCGCGGCGCGGTCGACATGAAGAACATGGACGCGATGATCCTCGCCGTCGTGCGCGGTTGGGCGCGCGAGGGCGTCAGGCCGCGGCGTGACATCGTCATCGCCTTCACCGCCGACGAGGAGGACAGCGCCAGGGACGGCTCCGGATTCCTCGCCGACCAGCACCCGGAACTCTTCGAGGGCTGCACCGAGGGCGTCAGCGAGTCGGGGGCGTTCACCTTCCACGACGGCAGCGGACGGCAGCTCTACCCGATCGCGGCCGGTGAGCGCGGCACGGGCTGGCTGAAGCTCACCGCGCGCGGACGGGCCGGGCACGGCTCCAAGGTCAACAAGGAGAACGCGGTCACCCGCCTCGCCGCCGCCGTCACCCGCATCGGCGAGTACGAGTGGCCGCTCAGACTGACCCCGACCGTGCGGGCCGCACTGACCGAACTCGCCGCGCTCTACGGCATCGAGACCGCCCTGGACGACGTGGACGGGCTGCTGGAGAAGCTCGGCCCGGCCGCGAAGCTGGTCGAGGCGACCGTCCGCAACAGCGCCAACCCGACCATGCTGGACGCCGGTTACAAGGTCAATGTGATTCCGGGTGAGGCCGTCGCCTATGTCGACGGGCGGCATCTGCCGGGTGGCGAGGACGAGTTCCGCACGACCCTCGACCGGCTCACCGGCCCCGACGTGGGCTGGGAGTTCCACCACCGCTCGGAGGCCCTCCAGGCGCCGCTCGACTCGCCGACGTACGCGAAGATGCGTGCCGCCGTCGAGGAGTTCGCGCCCGAGGGGCACGTGGTGCCGTACAGCATGACGGGCGGCACGGACGCCAAGCAGTTCTCCCGGCTCGGCATCACCGGGTACGGGTTCACACCGCTGAAGCTCCCGGAGGGGTACGACTACCAGGCCATGTTCCACGGGGTTGACGAGCGCGTCCCGGTCGAGGCACTGCATTTCGGCGTGCGGGTACTCGACCGGTTCCTGCGGACGGCCTAGGCCAGTTGGGGGAGAACGTGCAGACCCTGCCGTACGGTTCCTGGCCCTCGCCCATCGACGCGGCGCTCGCCGCCGCGCACGACGGGCACCCCGAGTACGTCGGCTTCGTCGGCGACGAGGCGTGGTGGACCGAGCCACGGCCCGCCGAGGGCGGCCGCCGTACCCTGGTGCGGCGGCGCGCCGACGGCGAGGAGGAGCCGGTACTGCCCGCCCCGTGGAACGTCCGCAGCCGCGTCATCGAGTACGGCGGACAGCCCTGGGCCGGCACCGCGCGGGACGGCCGGCCGCTCGTGGTGTTCGTGAACTTCGACGACCAGCGGCTCTACCGGTACGAGCCCGGAAGCGACCCGCGTCCCCTCACGCCCGTGTCCCTCGTGGGCGGCGGACTGCGCTGGGCGGATCCGCAGTTGCACCCCGAGCGCGGTGAAGTGTGGTGTGTGCTGGAGGAGTTCACCGGCGACGGCCCCACCGATGTACGCCGGGTCCTGGCCGCGGTGCCGCTGGACGGCTCGGCGGCCCAGGACCGCGACGCCGTGCGCGAACTCACCGACGACCGGCACCGGTTCGTCACCGGACCCCGCCTCTCGCCCGACGGGCGGCGCGCGGCCTGGCTGGCCTGGGACCATCCCCGCATGCCGTGGGACGGCACGGAGCTGATCGTCGCCGACGTCGGTGACGACGGCACCTTCCGGCACGCGCGTGCGGTCGCCGGCGGACCGGACGAATCGATCGCCCAGGCGGACTGGGCACCCGACGGATCCCTCCTGCACACGAGCGACCGCACCGGCTGGTGGAACCTCTACCGCGACGGCGCCCCGCTCTGTCCGCGCGAGGAGGAGTTCGGCGGCCCGTTGTGGAAGCTCGGCCAACGCTGGTTCGCCCCGCTGGACAGCGGACTGATCGCCGTCGTGCACGGCCGCGGCGCCACCGCGCTCGGGATACTGGACCCCGAGACCGGCGAGGTCGTCGACGCGGCCGGCCCCTGGACCGAGTTCGCGTCCACGCTCGCGGTGCACGGCGAGCGGGTCGTCGCCGTCGGAGCCAGCCCGCGCAGCGCCTACGAGATGGTGGAGCTGGACACTCGTACCGGCCGTGCCCGCGTGATCGGCGCCGAGCACGAGGACGCCGTCGACCCCGCCCACTACCCCGAGCCCCAGATCCGCACCTTCACGGGACCGGCCGGGCGCGACATCCACGCCCACATCTACCCGCCGCACGCCCCCGGCTGTGTCGCGCCGGGCGACGAGCTGCCGCCCTACGTCGTGTGGGCGCACGGCGGCCCCACCAGCCGGGCGCCCCTCGTCCTCGACCTGGAGATCGCCTACTTCACCTCGCGGGGCATCGGCGTCGCCGAGGTCAACTACGGCGGCTCGACCGGGCACGGACGTGAGTACCGCAACCGGCTGCGTGAGCAGTGGGGTGTCGTCGACGTCGAGGACTGCGCGGCCGTCGCCCTCGCGCTCGCGGACGAGGGCACCGCCGACCGCGGCCGGCTCGCGATCCGCGGCGGCAGCGCGGGCGGCTGGACCGCGGCCGCTTCCCTCGCCGCCACCGACGTCTACGCCTGCGGAACGATCATCTACCCCATCCTCGACCTCGTCGGCTGGGGCGTGGGGGAGACCCACGACTTCGAGTCGCGGTACCTGGAGACGCTGGTCGGGCCGCTCGCCGAGGTGCCCGGACGGTACGCGGAGCGGTCGCCCACCGAGCACGCCGACCGGATCACCGCGCCCTTCCTGCTGTTGCAGGGCCTGGACGACGTGATCTGTCCGCCCGCGCAGTGCGAACGATTCCTGGCACGCATGGCGGGCAGGCGGGTGCCGCACGCGTACATCGCGTTCGAGGGGGAGGGGCACGGGTTCCGGCGGGCCGACACCATGATCCGGGTCCTGGAGTCCGAACTCTCGCTGTACGCCCAGGTCTTCGGGCTGAACCCGCACGGCGTCCCGACACTGGAACTGTCCAAGTGAGAGAGCGAATGAGCGAGCAGGCGAGAGACCTTCTGCGACCGTCCCGACTTGCCCCCGGCGCCCGCGTGGCCGTCGTGGCACCCAGCGGACCCGTGCCCGAGGAGCGGCTGCAGGCGGGGCTGGACGTGCTGCGCGGCTGGGACCTCGACCCGGTGGTGGCGCCCCATGTGCTGGACCGGCACGGCGAGTTCGGCTACCTGGCCGGCACGGACGCGGACCGGGCCGCCGATCTGCAGGACGCCTGGTGCGACCCGTCGGTGGCCGCGGTGCTGTGCGCGCGGGGCGGGTACGGAGCACAGCGGATGATCGATCTGCTCGACTGGGAGGCGATGCGGGCCGCCGGACCCAAGGTCTTCGTGGGCTTCAGCGACGTCACGGCACTGCACCAGGCCTTCGCCACCCGGCTGGGCCTGGTCACCCTGTACGGACCGGCGGCCGCCGGTGTCGACTTCATCAAGAACACCCGGTCGCAGGAACACCTCAGGGCCACCCTGTTCGCTCCGGAGAGCGTCCGCACCATCGCATCCGGCGGTGCCGCCCTGGTGGCCGGACGGGCCCGGGGCGTCACGCTGGGCGGGTGCCTGAGCCTGCTCGCCTCCGACCTCGGGACCCCGCACGCCCGGGCCGGCGCCCGGGGCGGGCTGCTGATGATCGAGGACGTCGGCGAACGGGCGTACCGCATCGACCGGACGCTGACCCAGCTGCTGCGCAGCGGCTGGCTCGACGGCCTCACCGGGATCGCGCTCGGGTCGTGGGACCAGTGCGGCCCGTACGCCGAACTGCGCCCGGTTCTCGTCGACCGGCTCGCCGGGCTCGGCGTCCCCGTCATCGAGGAGTTCGGATTCGGGCACTGCGCGGGCGCGTCGACCGTCCCCCTTGGTGTGGCGGCCGAACTGGACACGGAGGCAGGTACTCTGACGCTCGATCAGCCAGCCCTTCGCTGAGCGGCTTCGCTGAGCCTCTGCGCTGAGCCCTTGCGTCGATCCGTTTCGCTGATCATCCGTCAACAACACTCGTCTGGGCGATTGACCCCCGTCTGACACGTGTCACACCATGACAACCGGCCGGTAGCTACTGGTCGGTAAGCAGGGCTGCCCTGAGTGTGGAGGTCTCAGTGTCCCGACGCGTGTCCAGATCCCGAGTTCCCCTCGCCCTCGCCCTGGGCGCGGCGCTCACCGTCCCTCTCGCGTTCACCGCCCCCGCCTCCGCCGCCCCTTCCGGCCGATACACCGTCACGGCACTGAAGTTCACGGTCCAGGCGGGCGGCCACCCCTGCACGGTCGATGCCGACCTGTACCGGCCGACGGGCGTCGACAAGGCTCACCCGGCCCCGGCCGTGCTCGCCACGAACGGCTTCGGCGGCAGCAAGTCCGACGGCTCGACCGACGCGATCGGCAAGGCCTTCGCCGAGCGCGGCTATGTCTCCCTGATCTACTCCGGGCTCGGCTTCGGTGCGTCCGGCTGTCTGATCTCGCTGGACGACCCGGGCGTGGACGGCAGGGCCGCCTCGGGGCTGATCGACTTCCTGGGCGGCAAGCGCGCCGCCGACGACGGCACCAAAGCCGACTTCGTCACCCTCGACGCCGTCGGCGACCCGCGGGTCGGCATGGTCGGTGGCTCGTACGGAGGGGCGATCCAGTTGGCGACGGCCGCCGTCGACCACCGCGTCGACGCGCTCGTCCCGCTGATCACATGGAACGACCTCGTCTACGCGCTCGACCCGAACAACGCCTCCGCCACCGTCCCCGGCGCCTACAAATGGCAGTGGGCCAACGGGTTCTACCTCATCGGCGAGAGCCAGCCGCTGACGAAGCCGAACCTCGACCCGTCCCGGATCAACTCCCTCACCTGTCTGCACTTCGTGGCCAAGGCCTGCGACACCATCCACACCCTGAACTCCGGAAGCTATCGCGCCGCACCGACCGCCGCGCTGGTCTCCTACGCCCGCAGCGTCTCCCCGGTGTCCTACCTGAGCCGGGTCAAGGCGCCCACCCTGCTGATCCAGGGGCAGGCCGACAGCCTCTTCAACCTCAACGAGGCGACCGCGACGTACAAGACGCTCAGGGCCCAGGGCACGACCGCCAGGATGATCTGGCAGTCCTGGGGGCACAGCGGGGGCGTCACCGACCCGGCCAGCGGTGAACTCAACCTCAACCAGGGCAACCTGGAGTCCAGCTACGTCGGCAAACGGATCCTCTCCTGGTTCGACCGCTACCTGCGCGGGCAGCGGGAGACCGACACCGGACCGGCCTTCGCCTACTACCGCGACTGGATCGCAGACCCGGGCCGTACCTACGCCACCGCCGCCCGGCTCCCCGCTCTCAGCCGGACGTTCTACCTCTCCGGCGACGGCAAGCTCGTCGACAACCGCAAGAAGGTGGCGCGCGGCAGCCGTACGTACGCCAACGGGCTGACGCCCACCAGCCATTCGGAGAGCTCGCTGTCCGGACTCGCCGGGCTGCCGGACCCGGGGCCGTACGACACCGCGGGCACCTACCTCGGCTGGACCAGCGCACCGCTCACCCGCACCGCGGACGTCGTCGGCGCGCCCAGGGCCACGTTCAGGGTCGTCTCACCTACGGCGGCGAGGGTCCAGAACTCCGGCAACGCCGCCGACCGGCTCGTCCTGTTCGCCAAGCTGTACGACATCGCGCCCGACGGCACCAAGACGCTGGTGCACCGGTTGATCGCGCCGGTCCGGGTGCCGGACGTGACCAAGAACGTCACCGTGACCCTGCCGGGCATCGTGCACCGCTACGAGAAGGGGCACCGGCTGCGGTTCGTGATCGCGGCGAGCGACGACGCGTACTTCGGCAACCGGGGCATCAAGCCGGTGACCGTGGTCAGCGCGCCCCGGGACACGGGCGTGCTGCAGCTGCCCGTGGTCGGCGGATGAGGCCGGCCGAGCCGTCCGGGGGGCGTATTTCACGAGGTGGCGCGGCCGGGCGGTCGTAGGGTGGCGGGATGCCGCACACCGCATCCCGCTACCTCGCCGAAGGCCCCCGCGTGGGCATACGTCACTTCACCTACGAGGACGGTGCCGAGTTCACCGCCCGCGCCCGCGAGAGCAAGGACCTGCATCAGCCCTGGCTGTTCCCGCCGGACGCCACGAACGCGTACACCGCGTACGCGAGCCGGCTGATCGAGGACCCGGCGAAGGCCGGGTTCCTGGTCTGCGAGAAGGACGGCGAGCAGGGCGACGGGGCCATCGCCGGGTTCATCAACATCAACAACATCATCGAGGGCGGCTTCCAGTGCGGTGCGCTCGGCTACGGCGCCTTCGCGCACGCCGCCGGGCGCGGGCTGATGCGAGAGGGCCTTGACCTGGTGGTGGGGTACGCGTTCGGGCCGATGCGGCTGCACCGGCTGGAGATCAACGCGCAGCCCCAGAACACCGCCTCGATCGCACTGGCCCGCTCCTGCGGCTTCCGCCTGGAGGGCTTCTCGCCGAATATGATCTTCATCGACGGGGCCTGGCGGGACCACGAGCGCTGGGCGATCACCGCCGAGATGCGGGCTTGAAGTTGATCTTCATGGTGTCGAGGTCCGTCACGGTGGACTTCAGGTCCCGGAAGCCGTAGCCCAGCACCCGGAGCGTCTCCTGCGCGCGGTCCTCGGCGATCGCACCCGCCATCTCCTCGCCGTCCGCCGCGTCCGACACCACCACGTACCGCATCGAGAAGTGCTTGAGCGGCGCCGGCTCGTACGACAGCGAGCCCTCCTCGGTGAACTTCATGCTGGTCAGGCCGTGGTCGGCCGCCTCGGCGAGCAGCCGCTGCCGGGCCTCGTCGCTCAGCGCGTCCCACGTGCCTCGCACGATCACCCGGTACGTGTGCTGCTCGCTCATCGGTCTGCTCCCGCGTCGAATTCCGTTGAAGGGCCGACTGTATGTCGGCGAGGATGCACCGCATGGGGAATTTCGTCGTGCTCGACGCACCCTCCAACCTGGGTCTGCGCCCGCCCGCCCCCGGCACCGGGCCCGGCTGCCACAAGCTCGCCGGCGCCTTGCGGGAACAGCGGATCGTGCAGCGGTTGGGAGCCCTGGAGGGCGGGGTGGTCGTGCCGCCGCGTTACGACCGAGGTGACTGGCAGGAGGGCGACGGCGTCTTCAACGCGGCCGCCCTCGCCTCGTACACCCGCAGGCTCGCCGACCGCATCGAGCGGCACCTGCGCGCGGGGGACTTCCCCGTCGTCCTCGGTGGCGACTGCTCCATCCAGCTCGGCGCCTCGCTCGCCATGCGCCGGCTCGGCCGGTACGGGCCGGCCGCCGTGGACGCCTCACCGGACTTCCGTCACCCGGGCAACTCCGACGGGATCGGCGAGGAGGTGGCCCTGGCGACGGGGCGCGGCCAGGAGGACCTGACGGATCTGGAGGGGCTGAAGCCCTATCTGCGCGACGAGGACGTGCGGTTCTTCGGCATCCGCGACTGCTTCGAGGACGACCGGACCGAGCTCGCCGCCCTGAAGATCCCGGTGGTGACGGTCGGGGACATCAGGGAGTGGGGTGCCGACGCGCTCGCCCGAGCCACCGCCCAGGCCTTCGAGGTACCCCAACTCGACGGATTCTGAGTGCACTTGGACGCGAACGTGCTCGACCCGTCCGTCATGCCGGCCGTCGACAGCCCCGACCCCGACGGGCTGCTTCCCGACGAACTCGTGGCCCTGCTGCGTCCGTTGCTCGCCTCCCCGCACTGCGTCGGCCTCAACATCACCATCTACGACCCGGACCTGGACCCGGAGGGGACGGCGGGCGCGCTGCTCACGGACACGGTCGTGGCGGCCTTTGCGGAATCCTGACCGGTAGCTCCCCTGGTCAGCTCACCGGCGAGCGGCTTCCATGGTGATCGTGACGACCATCCGACGTGAGGTACTCACCCTGCCCGCCGCCGAGGCGGGTCCGGACAACCCGCTGCCGCCGTTGCGGATGCTCCACGAGGTGCACCGCATCGAGGACCGGGACCGGGACGAGCTGCCGCGGGACATGGCCCGGCAGGTCGGCCTCGCACCACTGCACAGCCTGCTGCCGGTACGCGTGCGGGACGGATACGGGCGGGCGCGCGAACCCCGGGAGATCGACGCCCTGGTGATCGAGAACGACCGGCTGCGCGCCACCGTACTGCCCGGACTCGGGGGCCGCGTCGCCTCTCTCCTGCACAAGCCGACCGGCCGCGAACTCCTTTACCGCAACCCGGTGTTCCAGCCCGCCAACTTCGCCCTCAACGGCGCCTGGTACTCCGGCGGCATCGAATGGAACATCGGCGCCACCGGCCACACCACCCTCTCCTGCTCCCCGCTGCACGCGGCCCGCGTCCCCGCCCCCGACGGCGGCGAGATGCTCCGCCTGTGGGAGTGGGAACGCCTGCGCGACCTGCCCTTCCAGGTCGACCTCTGGCTGCCGGAGCACTCCGACTTCCTGTACGTCGGTGTCCGCATCCGCAATCCGCACGAGCGGGCCGTGCCGACCTACTGGTGGTCCAACATCGCAGTTCCGGAGGAGCGCCGAGTGCTGGCGCCGGCGCGGGAGGCCTGGCACTTCGGATACGAGCGGCGTCTGCGCCGGGTACCCGTGCCGTCGTACGAGGGAGTCGACCGCAGCTACCCGCTCAACAGCCCTTACGCCGCTGACTACTTCTACGAGCTGCCCGACGTCCGGCGCCGCTGGATCGCCGCCCTCGACGCCGACGGGCGCGGGCTGGTGCAGACGTCCACCGACGTGCTGCGCGGCCGGAAGCTGTTCGTGTGGGGAACCGGCAGTGGCGGCCGGCGCTGGCAGGAGTGGCTCACCGAGCCGGACACCGACGGGTACTGCGAGATCCAAGCCGGGCTCGCGCGCACCCAGCTGGAGCACGTGCTGATGGACGCGGAGAGCGAGGTGAGCTGGCTTGAGGCGTATGGCCCGTTGGAGTCACCGGAGGCAGGGGGGTGGGACACCGTGGTGCGCGAGGCGGAGACACGGCTGGAGACCGTGCTTCCGCGCGCCGACGTCGACGCCGCCCACGCCGCCTGGAAACCGTACGCGGACACCGACCCCGGCGAGATCCTCGCCACCGGCTCCGGCTGGGGCGCACTCGAAGTACTGCGCGGCGACTGGAAGTTGCCCGGCACCCCCTTCGACGAGGGCACGCTCGGCGAGGCCCAGAAGCCCTGGCTGCAGCTCCTGCGCGCCGGCACCCTCCCCGAGCCGCGCCGGGTGCGGCCGCCCGGCGAGACGCTGGTCGCCCCGCACTGGCGGGACATGCTGGAGACCGCTCCGGCGACCCCGCTCACCGAGTACCACCTGGGCGTCGCCCAGTGGCACGCCGGCGACCGGGCGCAGGCGGTGCGCAGTTGGGAGCGGGCCCTCGAACTCGCCCCGTCCCTCTGGCCGTTGCTCCGCTGCCTCGCCGTCGCCGACCAGGAGGCCGGCAACCACGAGCGGGCCGCGGACCGGTACGCCGACGCCTTCGACGACCTGTGCCACGAGCGGCGCGACAACGGGGAGTCGTGGACGGCGGCCACGGCCGCGCTGGGCCGCGAGGCCATCGAGGCGCTGCTCGCCGTACGCCGCACGGCTCAGGCGCGCGGCGTACGGGAGCGGCTGCACCCGGCGATCCGGGGGCAG
It encodes:
- a CDS encoding S9 family peptidase, giving the protein MQTLPYGSWPSPIDAALAAAHDGHPEYVGFVGDEAWWTEPRPAEGGRRTLVRRRADGEEEPVLPAPWNVRSRVIEYGGQPWAGTARDGRPLVVFVNFDDQRLYRYEPGSDPRPLTPVSLVGGGLRWADPQLHPERGEVWCVLEEFTGDGPTDVRRVLAAVPLDGSAAQDRDAVRELTDDRHRFVTGPRLSPDGRRAAWLAWDHPRMPWDGTELIVADVGDDGTFRHARAVAGGPDESIAQADWAPDGSLLHTSDRTGWWNLYRDGAPLCPREEEFGGPLWKLGQRWFAPLDSGLIAVVHGRGATALGILDPETGEVVDAAGPWTEFASTLAVHGERVVAVGASPRSAYEMVELDTRTGRARVIGAEHEDAVDPAHYPEPQIRTFTGPAGRDIHAHIYPPHAPGCVAPGDELPPYVVWAHGGPTSRAPLVLDLEIAYFTSRGIGVAEVNYGGSTGHGREYRNRLREQWGVVDVEDCAAVALALADEGTADRGRLAIRGGSAGGWTAAASLAATDVYACGTIIYPILDLVGWGVGETHDFESRYLETLVGPLAEVPGRYAERSPTEHADRITAPFLLLQGLDDVICPPAQCERFLARMAGRRVPHAYIAFEGEGHGFRRADTMIRVLESELSLYAQVFGLNPHGVPTLELSK
- a CDS encoding S66 peptidase family protein, which gives rise to MSEQARDLLRPSRLAPGARVAVVAPSGPVPEERLQAGLDVLRGWDLDPVVAPHVLDRHGEFGYLAGTDADRAADLQDAWCDPSVAAVLCARGGYGAQRMIDLLDWEAMRAAGPKVFVGFSDVTALHQAFATRLGLVTLYGPAAAGVDFIKNTRSQEHLRATLFAPESVRTIASGGAALVAGRARGVTLGGCLSLLASDLGTPHARAGARGGLLMIEDVGERAYRIDRTLTQLLRSGWLDGLTGIALGSWDQCGPYAELRPVLVDRLAGLGVPVIEEFGFGHCAGASTVPLGVAAELDTEAGTLTLDQPALR
- a CDS encoding CocE/NonD family hydrolase, whose amino-acid sequence is MSRRVSRSRVPLALALGAALTVPLAFTAPASAAPSGRYTVTALKFTVQAGGHPCTVDADLYRPTGVDKAHPAPAVLATNGFGGSKSDGSTDAIGKAFAERGYVSLIYSGLGFGASGCLISLDDPGVDGRAASGLIDFLGGKRAADDGTKADFVTLDAVGDPRVGMVGGSYGGAIQLATAAVDHRVDALVPLITWNDLVYALDPNNASATVPGAYKWQWANGFYLIGESQPLTKPNLDPSRINSLTCLHFVAKACDTIHTLNSGSYRAAPTAALVSYARSVSPVSYLSRVKAPTLLIQGQADSLFNLNEATATYKTLRAQGTTARMIWQSWGHSGGVTDPASGELNLNQGNLESSYVGKRILSWFDRYLRGQRETDTGPAFAYYRDWIADPGRTYATAARLPALSRTFYLSGDGKLVDNRKKVARGSRTYANGLTPTSHSESSLSGLAGLPDPGPYDTAGTYLGWTSAPLTRTADVVGAPRATFRVVSPTAARVQNSGNAADRLVLFAKLYDIAPDGTKTLVHRLIAPVRVPDVTKNVTVTLPGIVHRYEKGHRLRFVIAASDDAYFGNRGIKPVTVVSAPRDTGVLQLPVVGG
- a CDS encoding GNAT family N-acetyltransferase; this translates as MPHTASRYLAEGPRVGIRHFTYEDGAEFTARARESKDLHQPWLFPPDATNAYTAYASRLIEDPAKAGFLVCEKDGEQGDGAIAGFININNIIEGGFQCGALGYGAFAHAAGRGLMREGLDLVVGYAFGPMRLHRLEINAQPQNTASIALARSCGFRLEGFSPNMIFIDGAWRDHERWAITAEMRA
- a CDS encoding DUF6204 family protein, whose translation is MSEQHTYRVIVRGTWDALSDEARQRLLAEAADHGLTSMKFTEEGSLSYEPAPLKHFSMRYVVVSDAADGEEMAGAIAEDRAQETLRVLGYGFRDLKSTVTDLDTMKINFKPASRR